Proteins from one Chroococcidiopsis sp. CCMEE 29 genomic window:
- a CDS encoding DUF4126 domain-containing protein → MIEILAALSASAAAGIKIALPLLIIGVLQGDNLWYGVPILCRIYPPVVLGILTSWSLIELFASKKLLGQRLLQIVQLVFSPIAGAIMAIAASEVTQAKELTGLIGALFAFLLQLVQAGWFYRWRALPLGLPFIQDGLCILLVFLAVKAPQAGGIIALIILCLAVFSAKDLHRWYLLQQGLEVTLRGSDSKRTRR, encoded by the coding sequence ATGATTGAAATCCTAGCCGCGCTTTCTGCTTCAGCTGCGGCAGGAATTAAAATTGCTCTGCCCCTATTAATTATTGGTGTATTGCAGGGCGACAATCTTTGGTATGGCGTTCCCATCTTATGCCGTATTTACCCACCAGTCGTGCTGGGTATTCTAACTAGCTGGTCGTTAATAGAGCTTTTCGCTTCCAAAAAGCTACTGGGTCAACGCTTGCTGCAAATAGTTCAGTTGGTATTTAGCCCAATCGCAGGAGCAATCATGGCAATCGCTGCCTCTGAAGTCACACAAGCTAAGGAGTTAACTGGGTTAATCGGAGCTTTGTTTGCTTTCTTACTACAACTCGTCCAAGCTGGCTGGTTTTATCGTTGGCGTGCCTTACCACTGGGGCTGCCTTTTATCCAAGATGGTTTATGCATTTTGCTTGTGTTTTTGGCTGTTAAAGCTCCACAGGCAGGAGGAATAATTGCCTTAATCATACTATGTTTGGCAGTTTTTAGTGCCAAGGATTTGCATCGTTGGTATCTCCTGCAGCAGGGGTTAGAAGTCACTCTTCGGGGGTCAGATTCTAAGCGCACACGCAGATAG